From the genome of Pirellulaceae bacterium, one region includes:
- a CDS encoding histidinol-phosphatase has product MLYETHSHTPLCKHASGEPEEYAEVAAARGLSGLTVTCHNPMPDGFSRRVRMAPEEFDEYVDLVARARESCQDHVDVRLGIEADYFEGYESWLEQQIASADFHYVLGSVHPQIDEFRETYWQDDLREVQRTYFSLLAQAAETKLFDCISHPDLIKNHTQRCWDPQAIMSDICRALDRIAATGIAMELNTSGANKTIRQMNPFPEMLKAMRDREIPVVIGADAHIPARVGDGFLVALDLLAGCGYEQVSFFLDRQRQDVSISAARETLCENSVS; this is encoded by the coding sequence ATGCTTTACGAAACCCATTCGCACACCCCGCTGTGCAAACATGCATCCGGCGAACCGGAAGAGTACGCCGAAGTTGCAGCAGCAAGGGGACTGTCCGGCTTAACAGTCACCTGTCACAACCCGATGCCGGATGGATTTTCTCGACGAGTTCGAATGGCACCGGAAGAATTCGACGAATATGTCGACCTCGTCGCTCGTGCCCGCGAAAGTTGCCAAGATCATGTTGATGTGCGACTGGGGATTGAGGCCGACTACTTTGAGGGCTACGAAAGCTGGCTCGAGCAGCAGATTGCCTCGGCCGACTTCCATTACGTGCTCGGGTCGGTTCATCCGCAGATTGACGAGTTTCGGGAAACTTATTGGCAGGACGATCTGCGCGAGGTCCAACGCACTTATTTCTCCCTGTTAGCCCAGGCGGCGGAAACGAAGTTATTCGACTGCATTTCTCATCCGGATCTGATTAAGAACCATACGCAGCGTTGCTGGGATCCGCAGGCGATTATGTCTGACATCTGCCGTGCTCTGGATCGGATTGCCGCCACCGGTATTGCCATGGAGCTGAACACGTCGGGCGCCAACAAAACGATCCGCCAGATGAATCCCTTTCCAGAAATGCTCAAGGCAATGCGAGACCGAGAAATCCCCGTGGTGATTGGCGCCGATGCCCACATCCCGGCCCGTGTGGGTGACGGCTTCTTGGTGGCCCTCGATTTACTGGCAGGTTGCGGATATGAGCAGGTCAGTTTCTTCCTCGATCGGCAACGACAGGACGTTTCAATTTCAGCAGCTCGAGAAACTCTTTGTGAGAATTCCGTCAGCTGA